From Streptomyces sp. NBC_00683, one genomic window encodes:
- the qcrB gene encoding cytochrome bc1 complex cytochrome b subunit — MTTATDSKRKAPAGERVADWADGRLGIYGLAKANMRKIFPDHWSFMLGEICLYSFIIIILTGVYLTLFFHPSMNEVVYHGSYEPMQGIRMSEAYASTLDISFDVRGGLLVRQIHHWAALIFLAGMFVHMMRVFFTGAFRKPREINWMFGFLLFVLGMFTGFTGYSLPDDLLSGTGVRFTQGAILATPIVGTYLSMFLFGGEFPGGDFVARFYSIHILLLPGIMLGLVVAHLILVFYHKHTQFAGPGKTNKNVVGMPLLPVYMAKAGGFFFLVFGVITVIAGIASINPIWALGPYRPDQVSTGAQPDWYMGFAEGLIRVMPGWEINLWGHTLVLGVFIPLTAFGLVLAAIAVYPFIESWVTGDKREHHILDRPRNAPTRTAFGVAWITEYVIVFIGGGNDLWATHFHLSLNAISWFVRIFIFVGPVIAFIVTKRICLGLQRRDRDKVLHGRESGTIKRLPHGEFVEIHEPLSQGQLHTLTAHEQYKPVEIGPTVDENGVERKPSALQKLRAKLSKSYYGEQSQIAKPSAEEYKEITSGHGHH; from the coding sequence ATGACTACTGCGACGGATTCAAAGCGCAAGGCGCCCGCCGGTGAGCGGGTAGCCGACTGGGCTGACGGCCGGCTGGGCATCTACGGCCTGGCCAAGGCCAACATGCGCAAGATCTTCCCGGACCACTGGTCCTTCATGCTCGGTGAGATCTGCCTCTACAGCTTCATCATCATCATCCTCACGGGTGTGTATCTGACGCTGTTCTTCCACCCGAGCATGAACGAGGTCGTGTACCACGGCTCGTACGAGCCGATGCAGGGCATCCGGATGTCCGAGGCCTACGCCTCGACGCTGGACATCAGCTTCGACGTCCGCGGTGGTCTGCTCGTACGGCAGATCCACCACTGGGCCGCGCTGATCTTCCTGGCCGGCATGTTCGTGCACATGATGCGCGTCTTCTTCACGGGTGCGTTCCGCAAGCCCCGTGAGATCAACTGGATGTTCGGCTTCCTGCTGTTCGTCCTGGGCATGTTCACCGGGTTCACCGGCTACTCGCTCCCGGACGACCTGCTCTCCGGTACGGGTGTCCGCTTCACCCAGGGCGCGATCCTGGCGACGCCGATCGTCGGTACGTACCTCTCGATGTTCCTGTTCGGCGGGGAGTTCCCCGGCGGCGACTTCGTGGCCCGGTTCTACTCGATCCACATCCTGCTGCTGCCGGGCATCATGCTCGGCCTGGTCGTGGCCCACCTGATCCTGGTCTTCTACCACAAGCACACGCAGTTCGCGGGTCCCGGCAAGACGAACAAGAACGTCGTCGGCATGCCGCTGCTGCCGGTGTACATGGCGAAGGCCGGAGGGTTCTTCTTCCTCGTCTTCGGTGTCATCACCGTCATCGCGGGCATCGCCTCGATCAACCCGATCTGGGCCCTCGGCCCGTACCGCCCGGACCAGGTGTCCACCGGCGCCCAGCCCGACTGGTACATGGGCTTCGCCGAGGGTCTGATCCGAGTGATGCCGGGCTGGGAGATCAACCTGTGGGGTCACACGCTCGTCCTGGGTGTGTTCATCCCGCTGACGGCCTTCGGCCTCGTGCTCGCGGCGATCGCGGTCTACCCCTTCATCGAGTCCTGGGTCACCGGGGACAAGCGCGAGCACCACATCCTGGACCGCCCGCGCAACGCCCCGACCCGTACGGCCTTCGGTGTCGCATGGATCACCGAGTACGTCATCGTCTTCATCGGCGGTGGAAACGACCTGTGGGCCACGCACTTCCACCTGTCGCTGAACGCCATCTCGTGGTTCGTCCGGATCTTCATCTTCGTCGGCCCGGTCATCGCGTTCATCGTGACGAAGCGGATCTGCCTCGGCCTCCAGCGCCGCGACAGGGACAAGGTGCTGCACGGACGCGAGTCCGGCACCATCAAGCGCCTGCCGCACGGTGAGTTCGTCGAGATCCACGAGCCGCTCAGCCAGGGCCAGCTGCACACGCTCACCGCGCACGAGCAGTACAAGCCGGTCGAGATCGGCCCGACGGTCGACGAGAACGGTGTCGAGCGCAAGCCTTCGGCGCTGCAGAAGCTGCGGGCCAAGCTCAGCAAGAGCTACTACGGCGAGCAGAGCCAGATCGCCAAGCCCTCCGCCGAGGAGTACAAGGAGATCACCAGCGGCCACGGCCACCACTGA
- the trpD gene encoding anthranilate phosphoribosyltransferase, whose protein sequence is MNVVTPDGGDSVADRSWPGVLMPLLRGESLTAEDTAWAMDRIMSGEATDVQIAGFVIALRAKGETVDEVTGLVRTMYEHAHTIQVPGRTVDIVGTGGDLAKTVNISTMSAIVVAGTGAKVVKHGNRASSSASGASDVLEKLGVNLELTPQGVVRVAEEAGITFCFAVKFHPALRHAARARKELGTPTTFNILGPLTNPAQVRSQAVGVADLKMAPIVAGVLADRGNSALVFRGDDGLDELTTTATSRVWVVRDGAVREEAFDPRDVGLDLVPVSALRGADASYNADVARRMLDGETGPVREAVLLNSAAALVALDPGEGTLNEQIAAGIAKAAESIDSGAAKRALERWVAASNA, encoded by the coding sequence ATGAACGTTGTGACCCCGGACGGCGGCGACAGCGTGGCGGACCGTTCCTGGCCCGGCGTGCTGATGCCCCTCCTGCGCGGCGAGAGCCTGACGGCCGAGGACACCGCGTGGGCCATGGACCGCATCATGAGCGGCGAAGCCACCGACGTGCAGATCGCCGGCTTCGTGATCGCACTGCGTGCCAAGGGTGAGACCGTCGACGAGGTCACCGGACTCGTACGCACCATGTACGAGCACGCCCACACCATCCAGGTACCCGGCCGCACGGTCGACATCGTGGGCACCGGCGGGGACCTGGCCAAGACGGTCAACATCTCCACCATGTCGGCGATCGTCGTCGCCGGGACCGGCGCCAAGGTCGTCAAGCACGGCAACCGCGCCTCCTCCTCGGCGAGCGGGGCCTCCGACGTGCTCGAGAAGCTCGGCGTCAACCTGGAGCTGACCCCGCAGGGCGTCGTCCGGGTCGCCGAGGAAGCGGGCATCACCTTCTGCTTCGCGGTGAAGTTCCACCCCGCGCTGCGGCACGCGGCGAGGGCCCGCAAGGAGCTCGGCACGCCGACCACCTTCAACATCCTCGGCCCGCTCACCAACCCCGCCCAGGTGCGCTCCCAGGCCGTCGGTGTCGCCGACCTCAAGATGGCGCCCATCGTCGCCGGAGTGCTCGCCGACCGGGGCAATTCGGCGCTGGTCTTCCGGGGCGACGACGGCCTCGACGAGCTGACCACCACGGCGACCTCCCGGGTCTGGGTCGTCCGGGACGGTGCCGTGCGCGAAGAGGCGTTCGACCCGCGGGACGTCGGCCTGGACCTGGTACCGGTCTCGGCGCTGCGCGGTGCCGACGCCTCGTACAACGCGGACGTCGCCCGGCGGATGCTGGACGGGGAGACAGGTCCCGTACGCGAGGCGGTGCTCCTCAACTCCGCCGCCGCGCTGGTCGCGCTCGACCCGGGCGAGGGCACGCTGAACGAGCAGATCGCGGCCGGCATCGCGAAGGCCGCGGAATCGATCGACTCAGGTGCCGCCAAGCGGGCGCTGGAGCGCTGGGTGGCTGCCAGCAACGCCTGA
- a CDS encoding aminotransferase class V-fold PLP-dependent enzyme, translating into MSVSTAAADQSICAPLPVLGADVTVPLVTGGEVTYAALDYAASAPALQRVWDDVAAYAPYYGSVHRGAGYLSQLSTDLFESSRVTVAEFLGCRAEDQVVFTRSTTDSLNLLAAVLPANCQVFVFETEHHASLLPWRDARVTYLDAPRTPAEAVVTLERALADRDPYGPALVCVTGASNVTGELWPVKELAAAAHAHGARIVLDAAQLAPHHPVDIAELDVDWVAFSGHKLYAPFGSGVLAGRADWLRDAEPYLAGGGASRKVARRADGGVDVEWHTTAARHEAGSPNVIGVYSIAAACKALTEAGFDQLVAREQQLVTRVREGLAEVPAVKVLSLFGDDAPRVGVISFVVEGWNSSHFAAALSAEYGIGVRDGLFCAHPLVRTLLGSEPQDPGECGAPEAEPGERSLNAIRVSFGAGTPDEHIERFLGAVRELVGAGARWTYRTEDGRCVPDRGAAQV; encoded by the coding sequence ATGTCTGTCTCCACCGCTGCCGCCGACCAGTCCATTTGTGCCCCGCTGCCGGTTCTGGGTGCGGATGTCACCGTTCCGCTGGTTACGGGAGGCGAAGTCACCTATGCCGCCCTCGACTACGCGGCGAGCGCCCCGGCCCTGCAGCGGGTATGGGACGACGTGGCCGCCTACGCCCCGTACTACGGCAGCGTGCACCGCGGCGCCGGCTACCTCTCGCAGCTCTCCACGGACCTCTTCGAGAGCAGCCGCGTCACCGTCGCGGAGTTCCTCGGCTGCCGCGCCGAGGACCAGGTGGTCTTCACCCGCTCGACGACGGACTCCCTCAACCTGCTGGCCGCCGTGCTTCCCGCCAACTGCCAGGTGTTCGTGTTCGAGACCGAGCACCACGCCTCGCTGCTGCCCTGGCGCGACGCCCGGGTGACGTACCTCGACGCCCCCAGGACCCCCGCCGAGGCAGTCGTGACGCTGGAGCGTGCGCTGGCCGACCGCGACCCCTACGGGCCCGCACTGGTCTGTGTCACCGGCGCGTCGAACGTCACCGGTGAACTGTGGCCGGTGAAGGAACTGGCCGCCGCCGCCCACGCGCACGGTGCCCGGATCGTCCTCGACGCCGCGCAGCTGGCCCCCCATCACCCGGTGGACATCGCGGAACTGGACGTCGACTGGGTCGCCTTCTCCGGGCACAAGCTGTACGCGCCGTTCGGCTCGGGCGTCCTCGCGGGCCGGGCCGACTGGCTGCGGGACGCGGAGCCGTATCTCGCGGGCGGCGGCGCCTCCCGCAAGGTCGCCCGGCGCGCCGACGGCGGAGTGGACGTGGAGTGGCACACCACGGCGGCCCGGCACGAGGCCGGATCGCCCAACGTGATCGGCGTCTACTCCATCGCCGCTGCCTGCAAGGCCCTGACCGAGGCCGGGTTCGACCAGCTCGTCGCGCGTGAGCAGCAGCTCGTCACCCGGGTCCGTGAAGGCCTGGCCGAGGTCCCCGCGGTCAAGGTGCTCTCCCTGTTCGGCGACGACGCCCCGAGGGTCGGCGTCATCTCCTTCGTGGTCGAGGGCTGGAACAGCTCGCACTTCGCCGCGGCGCTCTCCGCGGAGTACGGCATCGGGGTCCGCGACGGCCTGTTCTGCGCCCACCCGCTCGTACGGACCCTGCTGGGCAGTGAGCCGCAGGACCCGGGCGAGTGCGGTGCCCCGGAGGCCGAGCCGGGCGAGCGGTCCCTCAACGCCATCCGGGTCAGCTTCGGGGCCGGTACGCCGGACGAGCACATCGAGAGGTTCCTGGGCGCGGTCCGCGAGCTGGTGGGCGCGGGTGCCCGGTGGACCTACCGCACCGAGGACGGCCGCTGCGTCCCGGACAGGGGTGCGGCGCAGGTCTGA
- a CDS encoding Lrp/AsnC family transcriptional regulator produces the protein MITAIVLIKTSVDRIPEIAEAVAALDSVSEVFSVTGTYDLIAMVRVARHDDLADVIPGRISKIPGVEGTDTHVAFRTYSQHDLEAAFAIGLDA, from the coding sequence GTGATCACCGCGATCGTGCTCATCAAAACCAGCGTGGACCGGATTCCCGAGATCGCCGAGGCCGTCGCCGCGCTGGACAGCGTCAGCGAGGTCTTCTCGGTCACCGGTACGTACGACCTGATCGCCATGGTCCGGGTGGCCAGGCACGACGATCTGGCGGATGTCATCCCCGGCCGGATCAGCAAGATCCCCGGTGTCGAGGGCACCGACACACACGTGGCGTTCCGCACGTACTCGCAGCACGACCTCGAGGCGGCCTTCGCCATCGGTCTCGACGCGTAG
- a CDS encoding rhomboid family intramembrane serine protease: MIDWRDAGWRERAREFASAASAGGAPVTYGLIAVCSAVFLISPLSGFNPAYGTADALLAAQAGYFERWGVIPSELLDGSAHAALTPLTALFVHGSWLHLLGNMLFLYVFGAMAEERMGRAEFVFFYVCCGYLALVVYAVAHSGSDQTLVGASGAISAVLGAFLYLFPRARVTSLFPFLFFLPLRFPAWIVLVFWFALQWLAAQGAGSGPGVAYLAHVAGFAAGFLYAWGRYRGGARVKSPATATEGESQP, encoded by the coding sequence GTGATCGATTGGCGGGATGCCGGGTGGCGGGAGCGGGCCAGAGAGTTCGCGTCCGCGGCCTCGGCGGGCGGCGCACCGGTCACCTACGGCCTCATCGCCGTCTGTTCCGCCGTGTTCCTGATCAGCCCGCTCTCCGGGTTCAACCCGGCCTACGGCACCGCGGACGCCCTGCTCGCCGCGCAGGCCGGGTACTTCGAGCGGTGGGGTGTGATCCCCAGTGAACTCCTGGACGGCTCCGCACACGCGGCCCTCACCCCGCTGACCGCTCTCTTCGTGCACGGGAGCTGGCTGCACCTGCTGGGCAACATGCTGTTCCTGTACGTGTTCGGGGCTATGGCCGAGGAACGCATGGGCCGGGCCGAGTTCGTCTTCTTCTACGTCTGCTGCGGCTATCTGGCCCTGGTCGTCTACGCGGTCGCGCACTCCGGATCCGATCAGACCCTGGTGGGCGCGTCGGGGGCCATCTCGGCGGTGCTCGGCGCGTTCCTCTACCTCTTTCCCCGGGCCCGGGTCACCAGCCTCTTCCCGTTCCTCTTCTTCCTGCCCCTGCGCTTCCCGGCCTGGATCGTGCTCGTCTTCTGGTTCGCGCTGCAGTGGCTGGCGGCACAGGGCGCGGGCAGCGGCCCCGGCGTGGCCTACCTCGCCCATGTCGCGGGGTTCGCGGCCGGGTTCCTCTACGCCTGGGGGCGTTACCGGGGTGGGGCTAGAGTGAAGTCTCCAGCCACGGCCACCGAGGGAGAAAGCCAGCCGTGA
- a CDS encoding NYN domain-containing protein, with amino-acid sequence MEQPTGGAGPADAADGAAESLDRPLPEGVRRKVVALVSDAFGGLTVGELPPQLRQYARFTPSRRAKFAGNAMAAALESDPVFRRRIGERIGQGQPELAAALESGAPPAAADPVDVAAAAYVLRPAGWVKLVAAAGEEVQRADAERVDEEIRRELERLREELAHARSHTRSETERLRSELDAARKEAESLQRKLRSALSEVKRGEAALRKGSAETDTVRAEAAAQVSAAESESRRLKARLAEAETSVEASRRAAREGRSVEDMRLRLLLDTVLDAAQGLRRELALPPSSIRPADSVEAVEPGRMSPKDIAARALSETDPALLDQLLALPQAHLIVDGYNVTKTGYPQMPLEKQRLRLLGGLSVLAAQTGAEMTCVFDGAELAAPVLLAPPRGVRVLFSKAGVTADELIRQLARAEPPGRPVVVVSTDREVADGVAKAGARPVASALLLKRLSRV; translated from the coding sequence GTGGAGCAGCCGACAGGCGGCGCCGGACCGGCCGACGCGGCCGACGGCGCCGCGGAGTCGCTCGACCGTCCGCTGCCCGAGGGCGTGCGCCGCAAGGTCGTGGCGCTCGTCTCCGACGCGTTCGGCGGTCTGACCGTCGGCGAACTTCCCCCTCAGCTCAGGCAGTACGCCCGCTTCACCCCGAGCAGGCGTGCGAAGTTCGCGGGCAACGCGATGGCGGCCGCCCTTGAGAGCGACCCGGTCTTCCGCCGGCGCATCGGTGAGCGGATCGGCCAGGGCCAGCCGGAGCTGGCCGCCGCGCTGGAGTCCGGCGCGCCGCCCGCGGCCGCCGATCCGGTCGACGTGGCCGCCGCGGCGTACGTGCTGCGGCCGGCCGGCTGGGTCAAGCTGGTGGCCGCGGCGGGCGAGGAGGTCCAGCGGGCCGACGCCGAGCGGGTGGACGAGGAGATCCGGCGCGAGCTGGAGAGGCTGCGCGAGGAGCTCGCCCACGCCCGCAGCCACACCAGGAGCGAGACCGAGCGGCTGCGTTCGGAGCTGGACGCGGCCCGCAAGGAAGCGGAATCCCTGCAGCGCAAACTGCGCAGCGCCCTCAGCGAGGTGAAGCGCGGCGAGGCGGCCCTGCGCAAGGGCAGCGCGGAGACGGACACCGTGCGCGCCGAGGCCGCGGCCCAGGTGTCCGCGGCCGAGAGCGAGTCCCGGCGGTTGAAGGCGCGCCTGGCCGAGGCGGAGACCTCTGTCGAGGCGAGCCGCAGGGCGGCCAGGGAAGGGCGTTCCGTCGAGGACATGCGGCTGCGGCTGCTGCTGGACACCGTGCTCGACGCGGCGCAGGGACTCCGCCGTGAACTGGCACTGCCGCCCTCGTCGATCCGCCCGGCAGACAGTGTCGAGGCGGTGGAGCCGGGCCGGATGTCACCGAAGGACATTGCGGCCAGGGCCCTTTCGGAGACGGATCCGGCGTTGCTCGACCAGCTGCTCGCGCTGCCGCAGGCGCATCTGATCGTGGACGGCTACAACGTCACGAAGACCGGCTATCCGCAGATGCCGCTGGAGAAGCAGCGGTTGCGGCTCCTGGGCGGCCTCTCGGTCCTCGCCGCGCAGACGGGCGCCGAGATGACCTGTGTCTTCGACGGGGCCGAACTGGCCGCGCCCGTCCTGCTCGCACCGCCGCGCGGAGTGCGTGTGCTGTTCAGCAAGGCCGGGGTGACGGCCGACGAGCTGATCAGGCAGCTGGCCCGCGCGGAACCGCCGGGCAGACCCGTCGTGGTGGTCTCCACCGACCGTGAAGTGGCCGACGGGGTGGCGAAGGCGGGCGCCCGGCCTGTCGCGTCCGCATTGCTCCTGAAGCGCCTTTCGCGCGTCTAG
- a CDS encoding C40 family peptidase — protein MASHRRPKQPSRTRVTVLTATAAAAVALTSQAAHADPKPTKNEVKAKVDKLYHEAEAATEKYNGAKEQQDKLKKQVDAIQDKVARGQDEVNAMRGELGSLATAQYRSGGIDPSVQLFLASDPDTFLDQASALDQLTAKQTESLQKIQSKQRTLAQQRKEAQAKLGDLADVRKTLGENKKKFQGKLADAQKLLNTLTAAERAKMAADDQRASRAAGERVNLGNEVPASALGGAALRAAATQQGKPYVSGGTGPNSFDCSGLTQWAYAQAGVQITRTTYTQINDGVRIGRSALKPGDLVFFNNTSHVGLYAGNNQILHAPKPGTVVRYESMDYMGTFQFGVRI, from the coding sequence GTGGCGTCCCACCGTCGTCCCAAGCAGCCGAGCCGCACCCGCGTGACCGTGCTCACCGCGACCGCCGCTGCGGCCGTGGCCCTCACTTCCCAGGCTGCGCACGCCGATCCCAAGCCGACCAAGAACGAGGTCAAGGCGAAGGTCGACAAGCTCTACCACGAGGCCGAGGCCGCCACCGAGAAGTACAACGGGGCCAAGGAACAGCAGGACAAGCTCAAGAAGCAGGTCGACGCGATCCAGGACAAGGTCGCCCGCGGCCAGGACGAGGTCAACGCCATGCGCGGTGAGCTCGGTTCGCTCGCCACCGCGCAGTACCGCTCCGGTGGGATCGACCCGTCCGTCCAGCTCTTCCTCGCCTCGGACCCGGACACCTTCCTCGACCAGGCCTCGGCGCTCGACCAGCTGACGGCCAAGCAGACCGAGTCGCTGCAGAAGATCCAGTCCAAGCAGCGCACCCTTGCGCAGCAGCGCAAGGAAGCGCAGGCGAAGCTCGGCGACCTCGCCGACGTCCGCAAGACCCTCGGTGAGAACAAGAAGAAGTTCCAGGGCAAGCTCGCCGACGCCCAGAAGCTCCTGAACACCCTCACCGCCGCCGAGCGGGCCAAGATGGCCGCGGACGACCAGCGCGCCAGCCGCGCCGCCGGTGAGCGCGTCAACCTCGGCAACGAGGTCCCCGCATCGGCGCTCGGCGGTGCCGCCCTCCGGGCCGCCGCCACGCAGCAGGGCAAGCCGTACGTCTCCGGCGGCACCGGCCCCAACTCGTTCGACTGCTCGGGTCTGACCCAGTGGGCCTACGCCCAGGCCGGCGTCCAGATCACCCGCACCACGTACACCCAGATCAACGACGGTGTCCGGATCGGCCGCAGCGCTCTGAAGCCGGGCGACCTGGTCTTCTTCAACAACACCTCGCACGTGGGCCTGTACGCGGGCAACAACCAGATCCTGCACGCCCCGAAGCCGGGCACCGTGGTCCGCTACGAGTCGATGGACTACATGGGCACCTTCCAGTTCGGCGTGCGGATCTGA
- a CDS encoding C40 family peptidase: protein MVSHRRPTRPGPARGIGATVLSAAAATAAATLGAAPAGAEPQDTRESTKARVDQLYGEAERATEHFNKARENVGLLRGEVDRAQDAAARAQEGINRMRTALGSMAGAEYRSGGIDPSLALLLSSDPDTFLDRAAALDRLGDRRAVLLHKLQQAQRRIAQTRAEATGALAGLERNRADVTRHKRTVEGKLARARQLLHSLPAEDRESFGHASRSAGQEALPAPGAASPRALAALMAARQALGSPYVWGADGPSAFDCSGLMKWAYAQAGVSLPRTSQAQRYAGRMVPLGEARPGDLVAYRADASHIGMYAGNGQVIHAPYPGAPVRYDPVGMMPVSSVTRV from the coding sequence GTGGTGTCGCATCGCCGTCCCACCCGGCCCGGCCCCGCCAGGGGCATCGGGGCCACCGTCCTGTCGGCCGCCGCAGCCACCGCGGCGGCCACCCTCGGCGCAGCCCCGGCGGGCGCCGAACCGCAGGACACGCGGGAGAGCACGAAGGCCAGGGTCGACCAGCTGTACGGGGAGGCCGAGCGCGCCACCGAGCACTTCAACAAGGCCCGGGAGAACGTCGGCCTGCTGCGCGGCGAGGTGGACAGGGCCCAGGACGCGGCCGCCCGCGCCCAGGAGGGCATCAACCGGATGCGGACCGCCCTCGGCTCCATGGCGGGCGCGGAGTACCGCTCGGGCGGCATCGACCCCTCGCTCGCGCTGCTGCTCTCCTCGGACCCGGACACCTTCCTGGACCGGGCCGCCGCCCTGGACCGGCTGGGCGACCGCAGGGCCGTCCTGCTGCACAAGCTCCAGCAGGCCCAGCGCAGGATCGCCCAGACCCGGGCCGAGGCCACCGGCGCCCTCGCCGGGCTGGAACGCAACCGGGCGGACGTCACCCGGCACAAGCGCACCGTCGAGGGCAAGCTGGCCCGGGCCCGGCAGCTGCTTCACTCGCTGCCCGCCGAGGACCGCGAGAGCTTCGGCCACGCCTCGCGCTCCGCCGGGCAGGAGGCGCTTCCCGCTCCCGGTGCCGCCTCCCCGCGCGCCCTGGCGGCCCTCATGGCGGCCCGGCAGGCGCTCGGCAGCCCGTATGTGTGGGGCGCCGACGGCCCGTCCGCGTTCGACTGCTCCGGGCTGATGAAGTGGGCGTACGCCCAGGCCGGGGTCAGCCTGCCGCGGACCTCGCAGGCCCAGCGGTACGCGGGCCGCATGGTGCCGCTCGGGGAGGCCAGGCCCGGGGACCTCGTCGCCTACCGTGCCGACGCGAGCCACATCGGGATGTACGCGGGGAACGGCCAGGTCATCCACGCCCCGTACCCCGGCGCCCCGGTGCGCTACGACCCCGTCGGCATGATGCCCGTCTCCTCGGTGACCCGCGTCTGA
- a CDS encoding glycosyltransferase 87 family protein: protein MRLLLATWILTRAALLLCVFKVFTVPGPDVTSDVSVIYHGWYEVLRAGSYPLDDVTWQYPPAAALAVLSPALLPFLEYASAFFVLALACDALVFLLLLYASGRPGTRAAGAWAWVAGVPLLGPTVYARYDLMVTAVAVAALLAGVRHPRVLGALAAFGALMKVWPVLLLAGTARGRATRLSRSAAAVTAGGLLLASAAALPGAFAFLTFQRDRGLEVESLGALVFHLARQFGWEGRVELRYGSMEFAGAHVGPVSTLALGLSVLALGWLLVWRLRARTFAVHTPADAAFTAVLLFTTTSRVISPQYMVWLVGLASVCLVFRGSRMAPPACLVLVATGVTLLEFPLGFAHVVASDAEGVALLVVRNGLLVAATLSAGRRLWRETVAGVGTGREGRFSRAARADTPASAP, encoded by the coding sequence ATGCGTCTGCTCCTCGCCACCTGGATCCTCACCCGGGCGGCGCTGCTGCTCTGCGTCTTCAAGGTGTTCACGGTGCCCGGCCCGGACGTCACGAGTGATGTCTCGGTGATCTACCACGGCTGGTACGAGGTGCTCCGCGCCGGTTCGTATCCGCTGGACGACGTCACCTGGCAGTACCCGCCCGCCGCCGCGCTGGCCGTGCTCTCCCCGGCGCTGCTGCCCTTCCTGGAGTACGCGTCCGCCTTCTTCGTCCTCGCACTGGCCTGCGACGCCCTGGTGTTCCTGCTTCTGCTGTACGCGTCCGGCCGGCCGGGCACCCGGGCCGCGGGCGCCTGGGCGTGGGTGGCGGGTGTGCCGCTGCTCGGGCCGACGGTGTACGCGCGGTACGACCTGATGGTGACGGCGGTCGCGGTGGCGGCGCTGCTGGCCGGGGTGCGCCACCCGCGGGTCCTGGGGGCGCTGGCGGCGTTCGGTGCGCTGATGAAGGTGTGGCCGGTCCTGCTGCTGGCGGGTACGGCACGGGGGCGGGCCACACGGCTCTCCCGGTCGGCCGCGGCGGTGACGGCCGGGGGGCTCCTCCTGGCGTCCGCCGCGGCTCTGCCCGGCGCGTTCGCGTTCCTGACGTTCCAGCGGGACCGGGGGCTGGAGGTCGAGTCGCTGGGGGCGCTCGTCTTCCATCTGGCGCGGCAGTTCGGCTGGGAGGGCCGGGTGGAACTGCGGTACGGCTCGATGGAGTTCGCCGGTGCCCACGTCGGGCCGGTGAGCACGCTGGCACTGGGGCTGAGCGTCCTCGCCCTCGGCTGGCTGCTGGTGTGGCGGCTGAGGGCCCGCACGTTCGCGGTGCACACCCCGGCGGACGCGGCGTTCACGGCGGTGCTGCTGTTCACCACGACCAGCCGTGTCATCAGCCCGCAGTACATGGTGTGGCTGGTCGGGCTGGCCTCGGTGTGCCTGGTGTTCCGCGGCAGCCGGATGGCACCGCCGGCGTGCCTGGTCCTGGTGGCCACCGGCGTCACCCTGCTGGAGTTCCCGCTGGGGTTCGCGCATGTGGTGGCCAGTGACGCGGAGGGCGTGGCGCTCCTCGTCGTACGCAACGGCCTGCTGGTCGCGGCGACGCTGAGCGCCGGGCGGCGGCTGTGGCGGGAGACGGTGGCGGGAGTGGGGACCGGACGCGAGGGGCGGTTCAGCCGAGCCGCTCGCGCAGATACTCCCGCCAGCGCGCCGTGA